In Zunongwangia profunda SM-A87, the following proteins share a genomic window:
- a CDS encoding glycosyltransferase produces MKIAIIADHRHALKKPYAGGLAMVTHKIVQKLSEQGIQVDVYAKSGSECDNLHNLDDHFSEGNPFSCIYSENYNPTAIKNSIIYAEIFQDLERNEYDIVHNHSLHYLPIILGNRLKTRFVTTLHTMAFPEIKFALDYIKKQSNQEFIVVSESLRDQYSRFLNFPKVIRNAIDLNDWQPNFETDNEYCMWYGSMCKEKAPHLAIEVAIKANKPIILAGRGKNNEYFERFVAPLLKNPLVSYVGEQDRSQINRLLRNASALLFTSVWDEPSALAISESLASGTPVLSWDKGVASEILTEKVGQICDPIDTNAMADALKNIDKFDRKTCRKYAEEHCNIDNMIAEYIEFYESLIEENTEVY; encoded by the coding sequence ATGAAAATCGCTATTATTGCCGATCATCGCCATGCACTAAAAAAACCGTATGCAGGTGGTCTTGCCATGGTAACCCATAAAATCGTGCAGAAATTATCTGAACAGGGGATTCAGGTAGATGTTTATGCCAAGTCTGGATCTGAATGTGATAACCTACATAATTTAGACGACCACTTTTCAGAAGGCAATCCATTCTCCTGTATCTATTCTGAAAATTATAATCCTACAGCAATAAAGAACTCAATTATTTATGCTGAAATTTTTCAGGATTTGGAACGTAACGAATACGATATCGTTCATAACCACTCATTACATTATCTGCCCATAATATTAGGAAATCGGCTAAAAACACGATTTGTAACCACCTTACATACCATGGCTTTTCCTGAAATAAAATTTGCTTTAGATTATATCAAAAAACAATCCAATCAGGAATTTATAGTGGTAAGTGAATCCTTAAGAGATCAATATTCCCGGTTTTTAAACTTTCCAAAAGTAATTCGTAACGCGATAGACTTGAACGACTGGCAACCCAATTTTGAAACCGATAACGAGTATTGCATGTGGTACGGTTCTATGTGCAAAGAAAAAGCTCCTCATCTTGCAATAGAAGTTGCCATCAAAGCCAATAAGCCTATTATCCTTGCGGGCCGTGGTAAGAATAACGAATATTTTGAACGGTTTGTGGCACCCCTGTTAAAAAATCCGCTGGTTTCTTACGTAGGTGAGCAAGACCGTTCTCAAATAAACCGATTGTTACGTAATGCATCTGCTTTATTATTTACCAGTGTTTGGGACGAACCTTCGGCATTGGCAATTTCTGAAAGTCTGGCTTCAGGAACGCCCGTTTTGAGCTGGGATAAAGGTGTAGCTTCAGAAATTTTAACCGAAAAGGTGGGGCAGATTTGTGATCCCATAGATACCAATGCGATGGCCGATGCCCTAAAAAATATAGATAAATTTGATCGCAAAACCTGTAGAAAATATGCTGAAGAACACTGTAATATCGACAATATGATTGCTGAATATATTGAGTTTTATGAAAGTCTTATCGAAGAAAATACAGAGGTTTATTAA
- a CDS encoding helix-turn-helix transcriptional regulator, translating to MNTYHLRLNDVDDFVPQFAEKLGIGFKSNLGEFTVNIPSDIGSGKVACVNFPNGIGLYTFNFTFHDDTCLRIYHPSVNPIRFIYCVEGTLNAYFKDEKSCELKNHQHLIAATTANGTQCFQFNAGEKVRICYLEVNRRKFQSYLSFELHEIEENYFRLFADIDAENEIFQTGSYGLRTMDTIREIEDCGVEGFPRINYLGGKSLEVLSHMLLQFREGPEMHEPKLKKRDLRAIERAVTHINQNIANTGTVQELAKVSGINVNKLQDGFQEVYGKTVNAYIRDVRLTHAMNMLLSGEKGVGEVVYELGLSSRSYFSKIFKRRYGVLPKDVLNNKNLTEASE from the coding sequence ATGAATACGTATCATTTAAGGTTGAATGATGTCGACGATTTTGTGCCGCAGTTTGCAGAGAAGCTGGGGATAGGATTTAAGAGTAATTTAGGAGAGTTTACGGTAAATATTCCTTCAGATATAGGAAGTGGAAAAGTAGCTTGTGTAAATTTTCCCAATGGTATTGGCTTATACACATTTAATTTTACATTTCACGACGATACCTGTCTAAGGATTTATCATCCCAGTGTAAATCCTATACGTTTTATCTATTGTGTAGAAGGAACGCTAAACGCATATTTTAAAGATGAGAAAAGTTGTGAGCTTAAAAACCATCAACACCTCATTGCGGCAACAACAGCAAATGGAACCCAGTGTTTTCAGTTTAATGCCGGGGAGAAAGTAAGGATTTGCTATTTAGAAGTTAACCGTAGAAAATTTCAAAGCTATCTTTCATTTGAACTTCATGAGATTGAAGAAAATTATTTTAGACTTTTCGCAGATATCGATGCAGAGAACGAGATCTTTCAAACAGGTAGTTATGGGCTAAGAACGATGGATACCATTCGCGAAATTGAAGATTGCGGTGTAGAAGGTTTTCCCCGAATTAATTACCTGGGAGGTAAATCTTTAGAGGTGTTGTCACACATGTTGCTGCAGTTTAGGGAAGGCCCAGAAATGCATGAGCCCAAATTAAAAAAACGTGATTTAAGGGCAATAGAAAGAGCGGTTACTCATATTAATCAAAACATAGCTAATACCGGTACCGTACAGGAACTAGCCAAAGTGAGCGGTATAAATGTGAATAAACTACAGGATGGCTTTCAGGAAGTATATGGTAAAACGGTGAATGCTTATATTAGGGATGTACGTTTAACCCATGCCATGAATATGCTCCTAAGCGGGGAGAAAGGAGTTGGGGAAGTGGTGTATGAATTGGGCTTATCCAGCCGAAGTTATTTCTCGAAAATATTTAAACGTCGATACGGCGTTTTACCTAAAGATGTTTTAAACAATAAGAATTTAACCGAAGCTTCGGAATAA
- a CDS encoding universal stress protein — MEKQILVPTNFSKHAWNALVFGLKLYKSISCNFILLNVYDDGRGISDRIPGIKPEEDIDAKKTSKEGLDRIMQGLSFRKENQNHEFETLSLEGDLEEVVQEIVNTRSIDLILLGTEGANVNIHSSYKSKLSKLADVLQNCAMLFIPEDFELTDQSVNEIVFPSTLRFPFQEKELDPLKDLASNSASPIRVLYIDSDGKGLSEEQERLKENLEEHFSAIKNTFHRLTKTTASTGIHLFIESRQSTMLALYKRKQGFFSKLFLQSKGDGIEFDPSVPVLLLKELD; from the coding sequence ATGGAAAAGCAAATTTTGGTGCCTACCAATTTTTCAAAACATGCATGGAATGCTTTAGTGTTTGGTTTAAAATTATATAAAAGCATTTCATGTAATTTTATTTTGTTGAATGTTTACGACGATGGTCGTGGCATTAGTGATCGCATTCCAGGGATCAAACCAGAGGAGGATATCGATGCTAAAAAAACCTCCAAAGAAGGCCTGGATAGAATAATGCAGGGTTTAAGTTTTAGAAAAGAGAATCAAAATCACGAATTTGAAACTTTATCTTTAGAAGGAGATCTTGAAGAGGTGGTACAGGAAATTGTAAATACCAGATCTATCGATCTTATCCTATTAGGCACTGAAGGAGCAAATGTAAATATTCATAGTTCTTACAAGTCGAAATTATCTAAACTGGCTGATGTTTTACAAAATTGCGCCATGTTGTTTATTCCAGAGGATTTTGAGCTTACCGATCAATCAGTCAACGAAATTGTATTTCCTTCCACCCTAAGATTTCCTTTTCAGGAAAAAGAACTGGATCCTTTAAAAGATCTGGCTTCAAATTCGGCTTCTCCCATCAGAGTGCTGTATATCGATAGTGATGGTAAAGGATTAAGCGAAGAGCAGGAGCGTTTAAAGGAAAATCTTGAGGAGCATTTTTCAGCAATAAAAAATACGTTTCACCGGCTTACCAAAACCACGGCTTCAACTGGTATTCATTTATTTATAGAAAGCAGACAAAGTACGATGCTGGCGTTATACAAAAGAAAACAGGGATTTTTCTCCAAACTTTTTTTGCAGTCTAAAGGTGATGGAATTGAATTTGACCCCAGTGTCCCTGTTTTGCTGTTAAAAGAACTAGATTAG
- the tenA gene encoding thiaminase II, whose amino-acid sequence MSWSKETWQTIRPIYNRIIEMPFITELMDGDLALEKFQFYMSQDSAYLENFGRALALIAARAYDTENTLAFLQFAENAIIVENALHESYFKEFGISEKAIIQPACHHYIHFLKSMAALENLEVAMAAVLPCFWIYKEVGDYIYRNQKSGNNPYQAWIDTYAGEEFGEAVQKAISICDDHAINTTPQIRTKMTEAFVSASHLEYQFWDAGYSLRSW is encoded by the coding sequence ATGAGTTGGAGTAAAGAAACCTGGCAAACTATACGGCCAATTTATAATCGAATTATTGAAATGCCTTTTATAACCGAATTAATGGACGGTGATTTGGCATTAGAAAAATTTCAGTTTTATATGAGTCAGGATTCGGCTTATCTGGAAAATTTTGGGAGAGCATTAGCTCTAATTGCGGCACGCGCTTACGATACTGAAAATACACTGGCTTTTCTTCAATTTGCAGAAAATGCTATTATTGTTGAAAATGCCTTACACGAATCTTATTTTAAAGAATTTGGTATTTCAGAAAAGGCCATTATTCAACCGGCATGTCACCATTATATTCATTTTTTAAAAAGTATGGCTGCACTAGAGAATCTCGAAGTTGCTATGGCTGCGGTTCTTCCTTGTTTTTGGATTTATAAAGAAGTTGGTGACTATATTTACAGAAACCAAAAATCTGGAAATAATCCTTATCAGGCCTGGATTGATACTTATGCCGGGGAAGAATTTGGCGAAGCGGTACAAAAAGCAATTTCGATTTGTGATGATCATGCCATCAACACCACTCCACAAATACGCACGAAAATGACCGAAGCTTTTGTAAGTGCTTCCCATTTGGAATATCAATTTTGGGATGCAGGTTATAGCTTAAGAAGCTGGTAA